The sequence TCACGTGAGCGAAAGCGCGGACGGCTCGTGCAAGATCGTCGCCTTCGGCGAAGCGGTTCTGGCCGTGCCGGTCGAGTCCGGCGATGCTTGAAGAGCGCGCGAAGCGCGAACGCTTTCTCGCTCAGGGCGCGGCGCTCGCCGCGGCGTGCCGAAAATGCGAGATCGGATCGCAACGGCGAAACAGCGTCTACGGCGAAGGTGATCCGTGCGCGAGCTTGATGGTGATCGGCGAGGGACCGGGTGAGACCGAGGATCTGCTCGGGCGGCCATTCGTCGGCCGCGCCGGTCAACTGCTCGACAAGATGCTCGCGGCAATCGGCTTCGCGCGCGAGGAAGTGTATATCTGCAACACGGTCAAGTGCCGGCCGACGATACCGGGCCCGCGCGGACCGAAGAATCGCGCACCCGATCTGAACGAAATGGCGAACTGCCGCCCGTTCCTCGACGAGCAGATCGAGATCGTTCGGCCGCGTGTGATCTTGGCGCTCGGCGCGCCGGCCGCGAAGTCGTTTCTCGGGCGGGAGTTTCAAATTACGAAGATGCGCGGCCGCTGGTACGAAGGGCCGGTGGGAATTCCGCTGATGGTGACGTTTCATCCGGCCTACGTCTTGCGTCAGACCGGCGGCGAGGTGACCGCGGTCAAGCGGATGGTCTGGGCCGAT comes from Candidatus Baltobacteraceae bacterium and encodes:
- a CDS encoding uracil-DNA glycosylase, coding for MLEERAKRERFLAQGAALAAACRKCEIGSQRRNSVYGEGDPCASLMVIGEGPGETEDLLGRPFVGRAGQLLDKMLAAIGFAREEVYICNTVKCRPTIPGPRGPKNRAPDLNEMANCRPFLDEQIEIVRPRVILALGAPAAKSFLGREFQITKMRGRWYEGPVGIPLMVTFHPAYVLRQTGGEVTAVKRMVWADLKAVRAKLDEPPPERPVEQAALFDAP